The Candidatus Hydrogenedentota bacterium nucleotide sequence TACTCGCCTTTCGCGTCTTGTGCCCCGACCTGTCGGGCGTCAAGGTCCAGGGGGACTACCTGCACGGCCGCGACGGCGAAACACTTGTTTACACGTGCTTCCGGCGTGTCCTGGACGCGCTCACTGTCAGGTATGGCGATGATATGAGCCAATGGCCTTATGAGCCTGCACCATTGGAACTCGGCGACATCGCGGAGTTCCCCTATCGCAACTGCGGCACCTTCTGGATGGCCGTCGAACTGAGCCAACCCGTCCGCTCATTCCACATGCTCGTGCCGGGCCAGTCCGAACGCCGCGCCTCACCTCATTTTCAGGACCAGTACACGCTGTTTACCGAGTGGCGGCTGCGCGAAATGCCGTTCGTGCCCGAGGCGTTCCCGCGGCCCTGAAATGTCGCGGGCGGAAACACGGCCGGGACGCCCACGCCGCGGCCGGCCCGTCACTCCCGCGGCGGTTCCCACAGATACCGGCGCGTCTCCGCCACGATGACGGAACTCAGGGCGAGCAGCGCGACCAGGTTCGGTATGGCCATGAGCGCGTTGGCGATATCGGCGAAGTCCCAGACGGCTTGCAGCGTCGCCACGGAGCCGATCATCACGGATACGACCCAAAGCACGCGATAAGGCAACACGGCCCCTTGACCGAAGAGGTATTCGATGGCGCGCTCGCCATAGTAGGACCAGCCTAGGATCGTGGAGTAGACGAACGTGAGCAGACCCAGTGTCAGCACTGCGGGCCCGAGCACGTGCACCTGGCCGAAAGCGGCCTTCGTCAGGGCCGCGCCGTCCGACCCGCTTTGCCACAACCCGGAGTTTACGACGACCAGCCCGGTCATGGCGCAGACGACGACCGTGTCCCAGAAGGTGCCGGTCGCGGAGACAAGCGCCTGGCGGACCGGGTCTTTGGTCTGCGCGGCTGCGGCCACGATGGGCGCGCTGCCCAAACCCGATTCGTTGGAGAACAGGCCGCGCGCCACGCCGTAGCGCATTGCCTGGAGGACGCCCGCGCCGAGGAATCCGCCGGCCGCGGCCTGGCCCGTGAACGCGCTGCTTACGATGAGCGCGATCGTGTCCGGAATGCTCGTGATGTTGAAGGCGAGCGCGATGACGCAGCCGAGCACATAGGTAATCGCCATGAAAGGCACCAGTGCCTGGCAGACGCGCGCGATGGACTTCACGCCGCCAAGTATCACCAGCGCCGTCAGCACGGTCAGAACGATCCCTGTCGCCCAAGTGGGCACTCCGAAGGTGTCGTGCATGTTGATGGCCACGGCGTTTGCCTGCACCAGATTGCCGATGCCGAACGCCGCGATTGACGTGAACACCGCGAACAGCACGCCCAGCCACTTCGCGTTCATTCCGCGTTCGAGCACGTACATCGGCCCGCCGGCCATGGCGCCGTCCCGCGTCGTCACACGGTATTTCACCGCCAGCAACGCCTCGGAGTACTTCGTGGCGATGCCGAACACGCCCGTGAGCCACATCCAAAGCACTGCGCCCGGGCCGCCCAGCGCCACCGCCGTCGCCACGCCCACGATGTTGCCCGTGCCGATGGTTGCCGCCAACGCCGTGGTCAACGCGCCGAAGTGGCTGATGTCGCCCTCGCCCTCCCGGCTGCGTTCGAGCGACAGGCGGATCGCCCGCCCGATATACCGCTGGATGAGCCGGAGCCGGAACGTGAGGAACAGGTGCGTGCCGAACAACAGGACCAGCAGGGGCGGACCCCAGACGATCCCGCTAATTTTTCCCAAGACCGCTTCGAGGGCTTCCATGGCGTTTCCTTGCTTCGCAAATCGGGGGACACGATACCGGTTTTT carries:
- a CDS encoding sodium:alanine symporter family protein; this encodes MEALEAVLGKISGIVWGPPLLVLLFGTHLFLTFRLRLIQRYIGRAIRLSLERSREGEGDISHFGALTTALAATIGTGNIVGVATAVALGGPGAVLWMWLTGVFGIATKYSEALLAVKYRVTTRDGAMAGGPMYVLERGMNAKWLGVLFAVFTSIAAFGIGNLVQANAVAINMHDTFGVPTWATGIVLTVLTALVILGGVKSIARVCQALVPFMAITYVLGCVIALAFNITSIPDTIALIVSSAFTGQAAAGGFLGAGVLQAMRYGVARGLFSNESGLGSAPIVAAAAQTKDPVRQALVSATGTFWDTVVVCAMTGLVVVNSGLWQSGSDGAALTKAAFGQVHVLGPAVLTLGLLTFVYSTILGWSYYGERAIEYLFGQGAVLPYRVLWVVSVMIGSVATLQAVWDFADIANALMAIPNLVALLALSSVIVAETRRYLWEPPRE